In Streptomyces sp. NBC_00344, the genomic window GAAGACCATGGCCGGGATGGCGCCGATCCAGTACCAGTGGACGACCGCGACGCCGTACTGCGCGCCGGTCGCCGCCATGCCCAGGATCTCGGTCGCGCCGAGATTGGCCGCGACGAAGGCCAGGCCGGTGACCCAGGCGGGCAGAGAGCGCCCGGAGAGAAAGAAGTCGAGGCTGGTCTTCACGCTCGCCCTGGCGGCGAAGCCGATGCCGAGGACCACGACGAAGTAGATCGCCAGGATGGTGTAGTCGAGCCCGTTCGTGGGGAGCCGGAGCCCGTCAGCCAGGTATTGCATGCGTACTCGCTTCGTTGCCAGAACTGATCCTTGCGGAATCTACGCGTCCGTGTTCAGAAAATGAACAGTTCCTTGGTGTTCTTTGTTTGATTGTGATCGGGCTGGTTGTTATGTCCCGATGTAAAGCGCACGCGGGGCCTGTCGGTGGCCCTCTGTGGGAACCCGGTCGGCCCCATTGACTGTGCTGTTGAGTTGTGGTTTGTTGTGTTCGGTTATGTTTGTTAGGAGTGGGCGAGGAGCGCCAGCGTGAAGAAGACATCGACCCGGCTAGCCGACGGTCGTGAGCTGCTCTACTACGACTCCCGGGACGACGCGGTGCGCGAGGCCGTCGACCGGCGCCCGCTCGACCCCGTGGCCACGGCGTCCGAGGTCCGCAGGGATCCACTGCTCGGCGACGCGGTGGCGATCGCCTCGCACCGCCAGGGGCGCACCTACCACCCTCCGGCCGACGAGTGCCCGCTCTGCCCCTCGCGTGAGGGCCGGCTGAGCGAGATCCCGGAGTCCGACTACGACGTCGCCGTCTTCGAGAACCGCTTCCCCTCGCTCGCCGGTGACTCGGGCCGATGCGAGGTGGTCTGCTTCACCTCGGACCACGACGCGTCGTTCGCCGATCTCACCGAGGAGCAGGCCGGTCTGGTCCTGGAGGCCTGGACCGACCGGACCGCGGAGATGGCGGAACTCCCGCAGATCAGGCAGGTGTTCTGCTTCGAGAACCGTGGCGCGGAGATAGGCGTCACCCTCGGCCACCCGCACGGTCAGATCTATGGCTATCCCTTTGTCACCCCGCGCACCGCGCTGATGCTCCGCTCGGCCGAGCACTTCAAGGAGAGCAGCGGCGGACGGAATCTCTTCGACGACGTCATCGCCAGCGAACTGGCGGACGGCTCGCGCGTGGTACTCGACGGTGAGCACTGGGTGGCCTTCGTCCCCTATGCCGCGCACTGGCCGTACGAGGTGCACCTCTACCCGAAGAAGCGCGTTCCCGACCTGCGCTTCCTCGACGACGAGGCGTGCACAGAGTTTCCACAGATGTATCTGGAACTCTTGAGGCGCTTCGACCGGATCTTCGGGGAGGGCGAGCCCCCCACGCCGTACATCGCGGCATGGCACCAGGCGCCCTTCGGTGAGCTGGAGGGCCATCACATCGACCG contains:
- the galT gene encoding galactose-1-phosphate uridylyltransferase is translated as MKKTSTRLADGRELLYYDSRDDAVREAVDRRPLDPVATASEVRRDPLLGDAVAIASHRQGRTYHPPADECPLCPSREGRLSEIPESDYDVAVFENRFPSLAGDSGRCEVVCFTSDHDASFADLTEEQAGLVLEAWTDRTAEMAELPQIRQVFCFENRGAEIGVTLGHPHGQIYGYPFVTPRTALMLRSAEHFKESSGGRNLFDDVIASELADGSRVVLDGEHWVAFVPYAAHWPYEVHLYPKKRVPDLRFLDDEACTEFPQMYLELLRRFDRIFGEGEPPTPYIAAWHQAPFGELEGHHIDRGEFALHLELFTIRRTSGKLKFLAGSESGMNVFVNDVPPETAAERLREVASE